From a region of the Aeoliella mucimassa genome:
- a CDS encoding lamin tail domain-containing protein: MRKQLGKRAWSFLRSTKKAKANSGRRLRHESLETRCMLAAQPIITEFLASNSDVLDDEDGDSSDWIELYNAGDMPLDLNGWYLTDDAGDLTQWSFPAVTLGAGDYLVVFASGKDRADADGTELHTNFSLSAAGEYLGLVEPDGSTIAYEFAPTFPVQTTDISYGLGQSQSETLLIDEGSTATYIVPTGPIANWYGIGFDDSAWSSGLTGIGYENSPADYDAIIESTVPLDTDTFYMRQTFDVTDPSTIDQLRLRLRYDDGFAAYLNGTLVASSNATATLAYNSIATANHDDAEAVEFVGFDLSNYTDLLIAGTNVLAVQALNQATSSDMLLETKLLAFEVASGSSNAYLIYPTPGDPNVGTGPLITSVTENPPALISGEDLVIETAVSNNAGNGIASVHLHYRIDFGQEVAFEVFDNGLGSDLVAGDGIYTGVISSSAYNAGDMVRWYVTAEDNSGTLSRAPNIVDTDGNSQDPEYYGTVVFDPSINTVLPVFQWFTQDEAASHSRAGTRASVYYNGLFYDNIFVRQRGGYTNSAISQKFDFNKGYNLFVNDELGYVGEINMNGNGYDSSYLRQTMGFDAHTESGGAASASFLTYVSLNGSFDRVGVWIEQVDEDFLERQGYDEDGDLYKLVQRSNLNPAVSDSTTGLEKKTGDTNDFSSFQDLVDGLALRTEAERQAFLRDYIDIPQFLNYMAVRTLQHQADDIRKNMYFYLDTQGDNLWRIFPWDLDWTFNIVGGHDNQDSERTEHPFFGTEDFPTADGNDQWNVLFDVLFETVEVQEMYLRRVRTLMDQFYGGATGGVTWFAEYVNTLFPDIDPHLGSSATSGKNSLLASIEDRRDELYNVYTANIPGYSVVIPGEQTGTPTIEFGEIDFNPIGGNQDQEYIALINNNSTAVDISGWTLTGGISHTFQAGTVIAPGSTLYVTASVADFRLRETGPTGGQSLFVQEWNSGHLSSLGETIQLVATDTTVVDELTYEGDPSEAQEYIRITELHYHPSDPTTAEQQAGFTSHTQFEFVEIANTSPTETIDLAGLSFTDGIEFTFGEESTTNVLAADFNSGVDGFGYQDDLFYDTNNPDYAVGTYEATGGAQGDGALRVYLNSPTTAADRGAASGGWTSEFTLTEATTVVITLDYRMVLGHGFEADEFGELLVEVDGERLGSDVSGSLLHVAGDGQNPVTDPVDSGWQTGVFELLLTPGTHQISLGGYNNKSTLSDEDAEFWFDNLTVATQAYAPIYLAPGERLVVVNDPQAFEYRYGTNVRVAGQYSGNLSNGGETIKLDDANNSTILDFEYYDGNEPGEELWPSSPDGGGPSLVVVDAHGDYNLGSNWMASSIDGGTPGMGEGSDLAGDYNGDSMVTHADYLIWKSTIGSTDDLRADGNNDGQVSLADYTIWRDNLGAITQPGALASSTEAASEDAEEATPATPQAIVASAMPEASVTTTAETDQAADPTAKNVAAAYDQAFADEQATPLAESLPSKSTPAWDVSLYSKRSKPTETDQVHRLVAGSSTSPALQASRNFDLLYRPQPATLHAVDDAFSTLSKRLGAHESGDNKLSNTGEVDSLAKVASFTLPQRKLSSRR, from the coding sequence TTGAGAAAACAGTTGGGAAAGCGGGCTTGGAGTTTTCTTCGATCGACCAAAAAGGCGAAAGCCAACTCCGGCCGTCGATTGCGACACGAATCGCTCGAAACGCGATGCATGCTCGCGGCTCAGCCAATCATCACTGAGTTTCTCGCTTCGAACAGCGATGTACTGGACGACGAGGATGGCGATAGCTCCGACTGGATCGAGCTATACAACGCGGGCGATATGCCGCTCGATTTGAATGGCTGGTATCTGACCGATGACGCCGGCGACCTGACGCAATGGAGCTTTCCCGCCGTCACGCTCGGTGCGGGTGATTACCTGGTGGTGTTTGCGTCGGGCAAGGATCGGGCGGACGCCGATGGCACCGAGCTGCATACCAACTTCAGTTTGAGTGCCGCAGGGGAGTACCTGGGACTCGTTGAACCCGATGGCAGCACGATTGCCTACGAGTTCGCGCCTACCTTCCCGGTACAAACCACCGATATCTCGTATGGGTTGGGCCAGTCGCAGTCGGAGACTCTGCTGATTGACGAGGGAAGCACTGCCACCTATATCGTGCCTACCGGCCCTATTGCCAATTGGTATGGGATTGGCTTCGACGACAGTGCGTGGAGCAGCGGCCTAACCGGCATCGGCTACGAAAATAGCCCCGCGGACTACGACGCGATCATTGAGTCGACCGTACCGCTCGATACCGATACGTTCTACATGCGGCAAACGTTCGACGTTACCGATCCGTCAACGATCGATCAATTAAGGCTCCGCCTGCGCTACGACGATGGGTTTGCCGCGTATCTGAATGGCACGCTCGTCGCTTCGAGCAATGCCACTGCTACCTTGGCCTACAACAGTATTGCCACCGCCAATCACGACGACGCGGAGGCGGTGGAGTTCGTTGGTTTCGACCTAAGCAACTACACCGACCTGCTAATCGCCGGAACCAACGTGCTCGCGGTGCAGGCGCTCAACCAAGCCACCAGTTCCGACATGCTGCTTGAGACCAAGTTGCTTGCTTTCGAAGTGGCCAGCGGTAGCTCGAACGCTTATCTCATTTACCCCACGCCGGGTGATCCAAATGTAGGTACCGGCCCGCTTATCACCTCGGTAACCGAAAATCCACCAGCCCTCATTAGTGGTGAGGATCTGGTGATCGAAACTGCGGTTTCGAACAACGCGGGCAATGGTATAGCGAGTGTGCATCTGCATTACCGTATCGACTTCGGCCAGGAAGTCGCATTCGAGGTCTTCGACAACGGCCTGGGCAGCGACCTCGTGGCTGGCGATGGCATCTATACCGGGGTGATCAGCAGCAGTGCCTACAACGCGGGCGACATGGTTCGCTGGTACGTCACCGCCGAAGACAACTCGGGCACACTCTCGAGGGCGCCGAACATCGTCGATACCGATGGCAATAGCCAGGATCCCGAGTACTACGGCACCGTGGTCTTCGATCCGTCGATCAACACGGTTCTTCCGGTGTTTCAGTGGTTTACTCAGGACGAGGCAGCCTCGCACAGCCGAGCAGGCACGCGGGCCTCGGTCTATTACAACGGACTGTTCTACGACAACATCTTCGTTCGCCAGCGTGGTGGATACACCAACTCGGCGATCTCACAGAAGTTCGACTTCAACAAAGGATACAATCTCTTTGTCAACGACGAACTCGGCTACGTTGGCGAGATCAACATGAACGGCAACGGATACGATAGTTCGTATCTGCGGCAAACCATGGGCTTCGACGCCCACACCGAGTCAGGTGGTGCCGCGTCGGCTTCGTTCCTTACGTACGTTTCGCTCAACGGTTCCTTCGACCGGGTCGGGGTGTGGATCGAACAGGTTGACGAGGACTTCCTCGAGCGTCAAGGCTATGACGAAGATGGCGACTTGTACAAACTGGTGCAGCGCTCCAACTTGAATCCGGCGGTTAGCGACTCGACCACCGGACTTGAAAAGAAAACCGGCGACACCAACGACTTCTCCTCCTTCCAAGACCTCGTCGATGGCTTGGCCTTGCGCACCGAGGCCGAGCGACAAGCCTTTTTGCGTGACTACATCGATATCCCTCAGTTCCTGAACTACATGGCGGTTCGCACACTGCAGCATCAGGCCGATGATATCCGCAAAAACATGTACTTCTACCTGGATACGCAAGGGGACAATCTCTGGCGCATCTTCCCTTGGGATCTCGACTGGACCTTCAACATCGTCGGTGGACACGACAATCAAGATTCTGAACGGACCGAACACCCGTTCTTCGGCACCGAGGACTTCCCCACGGCCGATGGTAACGATCAGTGGAACGTGCTGTTCGACGTGCTGTTCGAGACCGTCGAGGTGCAAGAAATGTATCTGCGACGGGTTCGCACCCTGATGGATCAATTCTACGGCGGGGCCACCGGTGGTGTTACCTGGTTTGCGGAGTACGTCAACACGTTATTCCCCGATATCGATCCTCACCTCGGATCGTCAGCCACTAGCGGTAAGAACAGCTTACTCGCTTCCATCGAGGACCGTCGCGACGAATTGTACAACGTCTACACGGCGAACATCCCAGGCTACTCCGTCGTCATCCCAGGCGAACAAACCGGCACTCCCACCATCGAGTTTGGAGAGATCGACTTCAATCCGATCGGTGGAAACCAAGATCAGGAGTACATCGCCCTGATCAACAACAATAGCACCGCGGTCGACATCTCGGGCTGGACCCTTACCGGTGGAATCTCTCACACCTTCCAGGCGGGCACGGTGATTGCCCCCGGCAGCACCCTGTATGTGACTGCGAGCGTTGCCGACTTCCGCCTACGAGAGACTGGCCCCACAGGCGGCCAAAGTCTCTTTGTCCAAGAGTGGAACTCCGGGCATCTATCGAGCCTGGGCGAAACCATTCAGTTGGTGGCAACCGATACCACCGTGGTCGACGAACTGACGTACGAAGGCGATCCCTCCGAGGCGCAGGAATACATTCGCATCACGGAACTCCATTATCACCCCAGCGATCCGACAACCGCTGAACAACAGGCCGGATTCACCAGCCATACCCAGTTCGAGTTTGTCGAGATCGCCAACACGAGCCCCACCGAAACGATCGACCTGGCGGGACTCTCCTTTACCGACGGCATTGAGTTCACGTTCGGAGAAGAGTCGACCACCAACGTCCTGGCGGCCGACTTCAACTCGGGCGTCGATGGTTTTGGCTATCAGGATGACCTGTTCTACGACACCAATAACCCTGACTACGCCGTTGGCACCTACGAAGCCACCGGCGGTGCCCAGGGCGACGGGGCATTGCGGGTGTACCTGAACTCGCCCACCACAGCGGCCGATCGAGGTGCTGCTTCCGGCGGTTGGACTTCCGAGTTCACGTTAACCGAAGCCACGACCGTGGTAATCACCCTTGATTATCGCATGGTCTTGGGCCATGGCTTCGAAGCCGATGAGTTCGGTGAATTGCTCGTCGAAGTTGATGGCGAGCGTCTTGGCAGCGACGTTAGCGGGTCGCTGCTGCACGTAGCGGGAGATGGTCAGAATCCAGTGACCGATCCCGTCGACAGTGGCTGGCAAACTGGCGTGTTCGAGTTGCTTCTCACCCCCGGCACGCACCAGATTTCCCTCGGCGGCTACAACAACAAGTCGACACTGTCGGACGAAGACGCGGAGTTCTGGTTCGATAATCTCACGGTCGCCACACAAGCCTACGCGCCAATCTATCTGGCGCCCGGCGAGCGCCTCGTGGTGGTGAACGACCCGCAAGCGTTCGAGTATCGGTATGGCACCAACGTCCGAGTCGCCGGCCAGTACAGCGGCAATCTTTCCAATGGTGGAGAGACCATTAAGCTCGACGATGCGAACAACTCGACCATTCTCGATTTTGAGTATTACGACGGCAACGAGCCAGGCGAAGAACTATGGCCTTCCTCGCCTGATGGTGGTGGTCCTTCGCTGGTAGTCGTCGATGCCCATGGCGATTACAACCTTGGTTCCAACTGGATGGCCTCCTCCATCGACGGTGGCACGCCCGGCATGGGCGAGGGCTCCGATCTCGCTGGCGATTACAACGGCGATTCGATGGTAACTCACGCCGATTACCTGATCTGGAAATCAACGATCGGGTCGACCGACGACCTGCGTGCCGACGGCAACAACGATGGCCAAGTGAGCCTCGCCGATTACACCATCTGGCGCGACAACCTCGGGGCAATCACCCAGCCTGGTGCGTTGGCCAGTTCGACGGAGGCTGCCAGCGAAGACGCGGAAGAGGCAACGCCTGCGACTCCTCAGGCGATCGTCGCAAGTGCAATGCCTGAAGCTTCGGTGACAACGACTGCCGAAACCGATCAAGCCGCCGATCCAACCGCCAAGAACGTGGCTGCCGCGTATGACCAGGCGTTTGCGGACGAGCAGGCAACTCCCCTCGCCGAGAGCCTACCAAGCAAGTCGACTCCCGCTTGGGATGTTTCACTCTACAGCAAGCGAAGCAAACCAACCGAGACCGACCAGGTGCACCGCTTGGTCGCTGGTAGCTCCACCTCCCCTGCCCTGCAGGCTTCGCGGAACTTCGACCTCCTCTATCGTCCCCAGCCTGCGACGCTTCACGCGGTCGACGATGCGTTCTCGACCCTATCAAAGCGACTCGGGGCGCACGAGTCGGGCGACAACAAGCTTTCGAATACTGGAGAGGTGGACTCGCTGGCCAAGGTGGCAAGTTTCACGCTTCCGCAGCGCAAACTAAGCAGCCGACGATAA
- a CDS encoding efflux transporter outer membrane subunit produces the protein MAVWNNRYSQARNSEPTRMVRFAHWMVLIGVLVTTSGCMTGVREYFRNGFKVGPNYCKPAAPTSPDWIDSSDERLSSEPADLQAWWTVFDDPCLNECVRLAYSENLTVREAGFRVMEARALRRVAAGDMFPQSQLGTGSFTRTQLSDESGFGGLGGGGGQINVWQMGGQLAWELDFWGRFRRAIEAADANLDATVESYDDVLVILIADVASTYVEIRTLQKRIEYAQHNVESLSGSLRIATDLFEGGSTSKLDVAQAQTNLSQTEALVPQLQTQLRQAENRLCVLMGRPPADLSTLLSMSAAEIPSSSPEVVVGIPAELIRRRPDIRQAERLVAQQSALIGVAESDLYPAFSITGNLGYQAPTFSRLFKTSAFTDSVAPGFNWNLLNYGRIRNNVIAEQALFQQRVAQYQNTVLEAQREAEDAIVAFLRSQEQAIALRQSVDSAVESRDLVQEQYRAGRTDFGRVFVAESSLVTQQDSLAVAEGQIASNLVEIYRALGGGWEIRLNPTMNMATAPIVVPGPVENVPVEIEIENEPTPAMPPEASDESLLKFPTLAIQ, from the coding sequence ATGGCTGTATGGAATAATCGTTACTCGCAGGCACGCAACAGCGAACCGACTCGAATGGTCCGTTTCGCCCATTGGATGGTGCTGATCGGCGTGCTGGTCACGACGTCGGGCTGCATGACTGGGGTCCGCGAGTACTTTCGCAACGGCTTTAAGGTCGGCCCGAATTACTGCAAGCCAGCCGCGCCGACGAGCCCCGACTGGATCGATAGCAGCGACGAGCGGCTTTCGAGCGAGCCTGCCGATCTTCAGGCGTGGTGGACCGTGTTCGACGATCCCTGCCTGAACGAATGCGTACGGCTTGCCTATTCCGAAAATCTTACCGTCCGCGAAGCCGGGTTCCGAGTGATGGAAGCCAGGGCGTTGCGACGCGTCGCTGCTGGCGATATGTTCCCGCAATCGCAACTTGGCACTGGCAGCTTTACTCGTACGCAACTGAGCGACGAGTCGGGATTCGGTGGTCTCGGCGGCGGCGGTGGTCAGATCAATGTCTGGCAAATGGGTGGTCAACTCGCCTGGGAACTCGACTTCTGGGGTCGGTTCCGCCGGGCGATCGAGGCTGCCGATGCCAATCTCGATGCGACGGTCGAGTCGTACGACGACGTGTTGGTGATTTTGATTGCCGACGTTGCTTCGACTTACGTAGAGATTCGCACGCTGCAGAAACGCATTGAGTACGCACAGCACAATGTTGAGTCGCTGTCGGGGTCGTTGCGAATCGCGACCGACCTGTTCGAAGGAGGCTCTACGAGCAAGCTCGACGTTGCGCAAGCACAAACCAATTTGTCGCAAACCGAAGCATTGGTGCCGCAGTTGCAAACGCAGCTTCGTCAGGCCGAAAACCGGTTGTGCGTGCTGATGGGACGCCCACCCGCGGATCTCAGCACACTGCTTAGTATGTCGGCAGCCGAGATTCCGAGTTCTTCACCGGAAGTGGTGGTCGGTATCCCCGCAGAGTTGATTCGCCGACGCCCCGACATTCGTCAGGCGGAACGATTGGTGGCGCAGCAAAGTGCCCTGATCGGCGTCGCCGAGTCGGATCTGTATCCAGCGTTCTCCATCACGGGCAACCTTGGCTACCAGGCACCCACTTTCTCGCGACTGTTTAAGACGTCGGCCTTTACCGATTCGGTGGCTCCAGGCTTCAACTGGAATCTCTTGAACTACGGCCGCATTCGCAACAACGTGATTGCCGAGCAGGCGTTGTTCCAGCAACGCGTTGCCCAGTACCAAAACACGGTACTCGAAGCGCAGCGAGAGGCGGAAGATGCCATCGTGGCCTTCTTGAGGTCACAAGAACAAGCGATTGCCTTGCGACAGAGCGTCGACTCGGCAGTCGAGTCGCGGGATCTTGTGCAGGAGCAATACCGTGCGGGGCGTACCGATTTCGGCCGCGTGTTTGTTGCGGAGTCGTCGTTGGTTACACAGCAGGACTCGCTCGCAGTCGCCGAAGGGCAGATTGCCAGCAACCTGGTCGAGATCTATCGCGCACTCGGCGGTGGCTGGGAGATTCGTTTGAATCCCACGATGAACATGGCTACCGCTCCGATCGTGGTGCCTGGCCCCGTGGAGAATGTTCCGGTCGAGATCGAGATAGAGAACGAACCGACTCCGGCAATGCCTCCTGAGGCAAGCGACGAATCGTTGCTTAAGTTCCCGACGCTCGCCATCCAATAA